The proteins below are encoded in one region of Penaeus monodon isolate SGIC_2016 chromosome 32, NSTDA_Pmon_1, whole genome shotgun sequence:
- the LOC119593340 gene encoding RNA-binding protein EWS-like — MKFSVLLLVLLVVLSAVLSAANPAADPFKKKGYKKRVYRPRPVVYHPVYVPYTPVKVTYSYQPTYDHQPSYGHQASYGHQPNYGHQASYGH, encoded by the exons ATGAAGTTT TCAGTCTTGCTTCTTGTCCTCCTGGTGGTGCTTTCGGCGGTTCTCAGCGCCGCCAACCCAGCCGCCGATCCCTTCAAGAAAAAGGGCTACAAGAAGAGGGTTTACAGACCCAGACCTGTGGTTTACCATCCTGTCTACGTGCCTTACACACCAGTGAAGGTAACATACAGCTACCAGCCGACCTACGATCATCAGCCGAGCTATGGTCACCAAGCGAGCTACGGTCACCAGCCGAACTACGGTCACCAGGCGAGCTATGGTCACTAG